From a region of the Candidatus Brocadia sp. genome:
- a CDS encoding DEAD/DEAH box helicase family protein — protein sequence MSNKKDLSERDICTQFILPALVKSGWDVEKQVREEVFFTDGRIFVKGKKTVRGKRKRADFILYLKPNIPLAVIEAKDNNHSVGAGLQQALEYAEMLDVPVAFSSNGDGFVQHDRSGFSAQIETELSLDAFPSSAELWKLYKKYKRIETPEQEEIASFNYFFDGSGRAPRYYQQRAINRTVEAVARGQNRILLVMATGTGKTYTAFQIIYRLWKNGRKKRILFLADRNVLIDQTRRNDFKHFKDRMTVIKKKKIDKAFEIYLALYQGLTNYNEDKDAYKEFSRDFFDLVVVDECHRGSAAADSAWRAILDYFRSATHIGLTATPRETREISNIAYFGEPVYTYTLRQGIEDGFLAPYKVIRVGFNVDLEGWRPEAGKTDKDGIEVDDRIYNTRDFDKNLVIDERTKLVAKKVSEYLRKTNRYDKTIVFCVDIEHAERMRQAIANENPDLALENGK from the coding sequence GTGAGTAATAAAAAAGATTTGTCGGAAAGAGATATATGCACGCAGTTCATCTTGCCTGCGCTGGTTAAGTCCGGATGGGATGTTGAGAAGCAAGTCCGGGAAGAGGTCTTCTTTACAGACGGTCGAATCTTTGTCAAAGGCAAAAAGACTGTCCGGGGTAAAAGAAAACGTGCCGACTTTATTCTCTACCTCAAACCGAATATTCCCTTAGCTGTTATTGAAGCAAAGGACAACAATCATTCCGTAGGAGCCGGATTACAGCAGGCGTTAGAATATGCAGAGATGCTTGACGTTCCGGTTGCGTTTAGCTCAAACGGCGATGGCTTTGTTCAGCATGATCGCTCTGGTTTCTCTGCGCAAATCGAAACGGAATTGTCTTTAGATGCCTTCCCCTCTTCTGCCGAACTTTGGAAGTTGTATAAAAAGTATAAGAGGATTGAAACGCCCGAGCAGGAAGAGATCGCTTCTTTTAATTATTTCTTTGACGGATCGGGGCGGGCGCCTCGTTATTATCAGCAGAGAGCCATTAACCGAACCGTGGAAGCCGTCGCCCGCGGGCAGAACAGAATCCTCCTCGTGATGGCTACCGGAACGGGAAAGACCTATACCGCCTTCCAGATTATTTATCGTCTCTGGAAAAACGGACGTAAAAAACGGATTCTCTTTCTGGCGGACCGCAATGTGCTTATCGACCAGACCAGACGCAATGACTTTAAACATTTCAAAGATCGCATGACGGTCATCAAAAAGAAAAAGATTGATAAGGCATTTGAGATATACCTTGCCCTTTATCAAGGATTAACAAACTATAACGAGGACAAGGACGCATACAAAGAGTTTAGCAGAGATTTCTTTGATCTTGTGGTAGTTGACGAGTGCCATCGTGGAAGCGCTGCCGCCGATAGCGCATGGAGGGCTATCCTTGATTATTTTCGTTCTGCGACGCATATCGGCCTTACTGCAACGCCGAGAGAGACAAGAGAGATATCCAATATCGCATATTTCGGCGAACCGGTTTATACCTACACGCTCAGACAAGGTATCGAAGATGGATTTCTGGCCCCCTATAAAGTTATACGCGTTGGATTCAATGTAGATCTTGAAGGTTGGCGTCCGGAAGCAGGCAAGACAGATAAAGACGGCATCGAGGTTGATGACCGTATTTATAACACCAGGGATTTCGATAAAAACCTCGTGATTGATGAGCGAACAAAACTGGTCGCCAAAAAGGTGTCGGAATATTTACGGAAAACAAACCGATACGATAAAACGATAGTTTTTTGTGTGGATATTGAACACGCAGAGCGGATGAGGCAAGCCATTGCTAACGAAAACCCGGATTTGGCGCTTGAAAACGGTAAGTAG
- a CDS encoding CPBP family intramembrane metalloprotease has product MNSWSGLKQYNKIFLLFFLVLVLSSLLAPLIKAILDTLLTSSPFIKSLLNFKQESYDFGRVMRRIMMAVAILLIFFLRKPLKIGSLIMSGIKPIRGWRKQLQTGFLLGTGMFVIYVAILWLSGIQTFRPDTRSFADIVVRLLTLILIAGLVGGIEELLFRGFIFQSMLVDMRAVSAIAISSLFFSSLHFFKVKYLVSSGIQPFIGFIIIYQSFKYIVIDFVAIWPALIGLFLVGAVLSYSCLRTKSLYLAIGLHAGWVFLMKTNKLLFDHHAGKHFEWLFGDHYIVTGVLGWIFLLFTFILIRFITKATYHGKDPARAF; this is encoded by the coding sequence ATGAATTCATGGAGCGGCTTAAAGCAATACAACAAAATATTCCTTTTATTCTTTCTGGTGTTAGTCCTGAGCAGCCTGCTTGCCCCCCTAATCAAGGCCATCCTGGATACCTTGTTGACATCAAGTCCTTTCATCAAAAGCTTGCTTAATTTCAAGCAGGAAAGTTACGACTTCGGGAGGGTCATGCGCCGCATCATGATGGCTGTTGCCATTCTCCTGATTTTTTTTCTGAGAAAACCGCTGAAGATCGGTTCTTTGATCATGAGCGGGATAAAACCGATCCGGGGCTGGCGGAAACAATTACAAACGGGTTTCCTCCTCGGTACGGGGATGTTTGTTATCTATGTTGCCATCCTCTGGCTCAGTGGTATCCAGACATTCCGGCCAGATACCAGGTCATTCGCAGATATTGTCGTTCGGCTCCTGACGCTGATACTCATCGCTGGTCTTGTCGGAGGCATTGAAGAACTCCTGTTCAGGGGATTCATATTCCAAAGCATGTTAGTGGATATGCGCGCCGTTTCCGCCATAGCTATCAGCAGTCTCTTTTTTTCTTCGTTGCATTTCTTTAAGGTAAAATATTTAGTGTCATCAGGAATTCAACCGTTTATCGGATTTATCATTATTTACCAGTCCTTCAAATACATCGTCATCGATTTCGTTGCCATCTGGCCTGCCCTCATTGGGCTTTTTCTTGTTGGCGCGGTATTGTCATACTCGTGCCTCCGCACAAAATCTCTGTACCTCGCCATCGGTCTCCATGCAGGATGGGTATTTCTCATGAAGACAAATAAGCTCCTCTTTGATCACCATGCGGGCAAGCATTTCGAATGGTTGTTCGGCGATCACTATATCGTTACCGGGGTGCTTGGATGGATTTTTTTATTGTTTACATTCATTCTCATACGATTTATCACGAAGGCAACGTACCATGGAAAAGACCCTGCAAGAGCTTTCTGA
- a CDS encoding GxxExxY protein, whose translation MNENELSEKIIGLAIKVHSALGPGLLESAYEKALVFELSRNGYKAEVQKSISINYEGIIIDEGYRADIVVNDIVLIELKSVKQIEDIHLKQLLTYLRLSGKKLGLLINFNEILLKNGIRRVINGTIELAHKRKDSL comes from the coding sequence ATGAATGAAAATGAATTAAGTGAAAAAATTATTGGGTTGGCTATTAAAGTTCATTCTGCTTTGGGTCCTGGTCTTTTAGAATCCGCGTATGAAAAAGCGCTTGTTTTTGAGTTGAGCAGAAATGGTTATAAAGCAGAGGTGCAAAAAAGTATTTCAATAAATTATGAGGGAATAATCATAGATGAAGGATATCGGGCAGATATCGTCGTAAATGATATTGTTCTGATAGAATTAAAATCGGTTAAACAAATTGAGGATATTCATTTAAAACAGCTTTTAACTTATTTGCGTCTTTCGGGCAAGAAACTGGGATTACTCATTAATTTTAACGAAATCTTGCTAAAGAATGGTATTCGACGAGTTATCAACGGAACTATAGAGCTGGCGCATAAGCGAAAAGATTCGTTGTAA
- a CDS encoding SNF2-related protein yields the protein MLVHLEELHLPASNSKVTLFHQKILAHELTLKRPAHELRKLNQTLASSTVDLNPRQIDAALFAFNCPLSRGAILCDEVGLGKTIEVGLIISQLWAEGKRKIIIVVPASLRKQWQNELFEKFNIPGVIVDGSEYKTSKKDALNPFDRDNLAVIVSTPFAFPKRIKSK from the coding sequence ATGTTGGTGCATTTGGAGGAATTACATCTGCCTGCATCAAATTCTAAAGTCACGTTATTTCATCAGAAAATTCTTGCCCACGAACTTACCCTCAAACGTCCCGCTCACGAACTGAGAAAATTAAATCAAACCCTCGCTTCTTCTACCGTTGACCTGAATCCTCGCCAGATAGACGCCGCCTTATTTGCCTTCAATTGTCCTCTTTCAAGAGGTGCAATCCTTTGTGATGAAGTCGGTCTTGGAAAGACTATCGAAGTGGGACTGATAATAAGCCAGCTCTGGGCAGAAGGGAAAAGGAAGATAATCATCGTAGTCCCTGCATCATTGAGAAAACAATGGCAGAATGAACTCTTTGAGAAATTTAACATCCCCGGTGTTATTGTCGATGGCTCAGAATACAAAACATCGAAAAAGGATGCATTAAACCCTTTTGATCGTGACAACCTTGCAGTTATTGTCTCCACCCCTTTTGCCTTTCCAAAAAGGATTAAAAGCAAGTGA
- the lpxI gene encoding UDP-2,3-diacylglucosamine diphosphatase LpxI (LpxI, functionally equivalent to LpxH, replaces it in LPS biosynthesis in a minority of bacteria.) has protein sequence MDKIGLIAGNGRFPILFAKGARDNNVPVIAVGIEGETSPEIEQYVEKLYWVGIAQIGKLIKVFKQEQVSKAVMAGGLKKTNMFSSWRNLRFLPDLRTINLWYRHVKRRDDHSLLGAVADELLKDGIELQNSTLYVPQLLAQKGTLTRRQPTETEMEDIRFGWPIAKEIARLGIGQCIVVKEKVVLSVEALEGTDEAIRRGGNLGKDGIVVIKVSKHDFDPRFDIPTVGLETIKSLQESSASALALEAEKTLILDIEETIKAADDAKIAMVGL, from the coding sequence ATGGATAAAATCGGATTAATTGCGGGAAATGGGCGGTTTCCTATTTTATTTGCAAAAGGAGCACGGGATAATAACGTGCCGGTCATTGCCGTGGGCATCGAAGGAGAGACGTCTCCGGAAATCGAGCAATACGTAGAAAAGCTTTACTGGGTTGGTATTGCCCAGATCGGTAAACTTATCAAGGTGTTTAAACAGGAACAGGTTTCCAAGGCCGTCATGGCAGGAGGACTGAAAAAGACCAATATGTTCTCTTCGTGGAGAAATCTCCGCTTCCTGCCGGATCTGAGGACGATTAACCTTTGGTACCGGCATGTAAAACGGAGAGACGATCACTCCTTGCTTGGGGCCGTCGCTGACGAATTATTAAAAGACGGTATAGAACTGCAAAACTCTACCCTCTACGTGCCGCAACTCCTTGCGCAAAAGGGCACATTGACCCGAAGACAGCCCACAGAAACAGAGATGGAAGATATCAGGTTTGGATGGCCTATTGCCAAAGAGATTGCCAGGCTCGGCATTGGCCAATGCATTGTGGTAAAGGAAAAGGTCGTGTTGTCCGTGGAGGCCCTGGAAGGGACGGATGAAGCAATCCGTCGCGGGGGGAATCTTGGGAAAGACGGCATTGTCGTTATCAAGGTCAGCAAGCACGATTTTGATCCGCGGTTTGATATCCCTACGGTTGGATTAGAAACCATCAAGTCATTGCAGGAGTCCTCTGCTTCTGCTCTCGCCTTAGAAGCCGAGAAAACTCTTATCCTGGATATTGAAGAAACAATCAAGGCCGCCGATGACGCAAAGATTGCCATGGTTGGCTTGTAA
- a CDS encoding transposase → MIPLLRNTSQQKPLFHIIHEDDRYLLNTDDAEWFQVLYHFRYERYVGFGVDYYNALHEFNQKQAREREERGVEGEKDARETKEEARQRLLFSRVTMQAEGERGEGVLFEVKREDLSLSGVSPESIAPGKVPFRFGGKKPKCFFALLKSFIGATIMGFPAEPEKVYRLLKSNPSFARVCGFIPRHVRDEYCSEHIPSLRKLEQFDQIMKESGIWARIKVEEVKANITSGIIRKENELVGDTTHYYAYSGFETVVYKDASGKEQKKSQSKVTKRCGCEDKQGCSHSWGLSDDGAGTIVKSGGKMYWGHKASVLGYPRQGIPLDARAIKDAATFDGMTLYPHVKEVFEMYPEIQPSVERVLYDSAGDSDEIKKKFREDLGIEVKVSFNPRRKKEITEDLPRGIDKITPYGIPVCKAGYEMEYQGMRYEHEKFIYQAPKDSDNAPVCRACYHREDCCPNATGGRIINISFDLLPHIDPKDPPMAKRYKAIMSRRPAVERMIKRLKCDFGDDRLTKRGNDSFQAYLDKTMIAFHVLLRN, encoded by the coding sequence ATGATACCATTATTGAGGAACACAAGCCAGCAAAAACCATTATTCCATATCATTCATGAAGACGACAGATATTTGCTGAATACCGATGATGCGGAGTGGTTTCAGGTATTGTACCATTTTCGATACGAAAGATATGTGGGGTTTGGAGTAGACTATTATAATGCGCTGCATGAATTTAACCAGAAGCAGGCCAGGGAGCGAGAAGAGCGAGGAGTTGAGGGGGAGAAAGATGCGAGGGAGACCAAGGAGGAAGCGCGGCAGAGATTGCTCTTTTCACGGGTAACCATGCAGGCAGAGGGTGAGAGAGGAGAAGGGGTTTTATTCGAGGTAAAAAGAGAAGATTTGTCGCTATCGGGGGTATCTCCGGAGAGTATAGCGCCTGGCAAGGTGCCATTTCGATTTGGGGGGAAAAAGCCGAAGTGTTTTTTTGCTTTGCTGAAGAGTTTTATCGGTGCAACGATAATGGGGTTTCCCGCCGAGCCGGAAAAGGTGTACCGGTTATTGAAGAGCAATCCCAGTTTTGCGCGGGTATGTGGATTTATTCCCAGACACGTCAGGGACGAGTATTGCAGTGAGCACATACCAAGCCTTCGGAAGCTGGAGCAGTTTGACCAGATCATGAAAGAAAGCGGGATATGGGCGAGGATAAAAGTGGAAGAGGTGAAAGCGAACATAACGAGTGGGATCATAAGAAAGGAAAATGAGTTGGTGGGAGACACGACCCATTATTACGCGTATTCGGGCTTTGAGACCGTAGTATATAAAGATGCGAGTGGCAAAGAGCAGAAGAAATCGCAGTCAAAGGTAACCAAGAGGTGTGGTTGCGAAGATAAGCAGGGGTGCAGTCATTCGTGGGGATTGAGTGATGATGGGGCGGGGACAATCGTAAAATCCGGGGGAAAGATGTATTGGGGTCACAAGGCAAGTGTGCTTGGGTATCCCCGTCAAGGGATACCCTTAGATGCGCGTGCGATAAAGGATGCGGCGACCTTTGATGGAATGACCTTATACCCGCACGTGAAGGAAGTCTTTGAGATGTATCCGGAGATTCAACCGTCGGTAGAAAGGGTATTGTATGATAGCGCAGGCGACAGTGATGAAATCAAGAAGAAATTCAGGGAGGATCTGGGTATAGAGGTAAAGGTGTCTTTCAATCCAAGAAGGAAAAAGGAGATCACGGAAGATTTGCCACGAGGAATAGACAAGATTACACCGTATGGTATTCCGGTGTGTAAGGCGGGATACGAGATGGAATATCAGGGGATGAGATACGAACATGAGAAGTTTATCTATCAAGCGCCAAAGGATTCAGACAATGCGCCGGTATGTCGCGCTTGTTATCATCGCGAGGATTGTTGCCCAAACGCTACCGGTGGCAGGATAATCAATATCTCGTTTGATCTCTTGCCACACATAGACCCCAAAGACCCTCCGATGGCGAAGAGGTACAAGGCCATCATGTCCCGTCGTCCTGCGGTGGAAAGGATGATAAAACGGTTGAAGTGTGACTTTGGGGATGATCGGCTCACGAAGCGGGGAAACGATTCGTTCCAGGCATACCTGGATAAAACCATGATTGCGTTTCATGTCTTGTTAAGAAACTAA
- the lpxD gene encoding UDP-3-O-(3-hydroxymyristoyl)glucosamine N-acyltransferase produces the protein MEKTLQELSEHVGGTVVGDPSVKISGVMGIDDAREGDITFISNDKYIRKIDQTKASAIIVSPKLRDTNIFLSQQTKRNLLVCNNPYLAFAKLIDLLIYKKPVYPEGVDPSARIDKTAVLGHQISVQPYVTIGKNARIGNRVVLHPCVYIGNGCIIGDDTIIYPNAVIYDETIIGKRVTIHSNTVIGSSGFGYAPDGQGYYKIPQIGSTIIEDDVDIGANTTINRAVMGETVIRKGTKIDSQVVISHNVEIGENSLIVSQVGIAGSAKIGRHVTLAGGSGVVGHVTVGDNVTVGGYSGVINDIPSNETYLGAPALPIRRMRKCYVIIEKLPEMRDLIKTLEKRIAQLEGRNETAQTK, from the coding sequence ATGGAAAAGACCCTGCAAGAGCTTTCTGAACACGTTGGCGGTACGGTCGTTGGAGATCCTTCCGTTAAGATCAGCGGCGTGATGGGTATTGATGACGCCCGTGAGGGAGATATTACCTTTATATCGAACGATAAATATATCCGGAAAATCGATCAGACAAAGGCCTCTGCCATCATTGTCTCGCCAAAACTGAGAGATACCAACATATTCCTTTCTCAACAAACGAAAAGGAACCTTTTAGTATGCAACAATCCTTATCTGGCCTTTGCAAAGCTTATAGACCTCCTGATATACAAGAAGCCCGTCTACCCTGAGGGTGTCGATCCTTCTGCCAGAATTGACAAAACTGCCGTACTGGGTCACCAGATTTCCGTCCAGCCATACGTCACCATTGGCAAAAATGCCCGCATCGGCAATCGCGTGGTTTTACACCCTTGCGTCTATATTGGTAATGGCTGTATCATTGGCGACGATACCATTATTTATCCCAATGCCGTGATTTACGATGAAACGATCATTGGCAAACGGGTAACCATTCACAGCAATACCGTCATCGGCAGCAGCGGCTTCGGCTATGCACCGGACGGCCAGGGGTATTACAAGATACCACAGATCGGCAGTACCATCATTGAAGATGACGTAGACATTGGGGCAAATACCACCATCAATCGTGCCGTCATGGGTGAAACGGTAATCAGAAAGGGTACGAAGATCGATAGTCAGGTAGTTATCTCGCACAACGTAGAGATCGGTGAAAATTCCCTGATTGTATCGCAGGTCGGAATTGCCGGTTCTGCCAAGATCGGCAGACACGTAACCCTTGCCGGCGGATCCGGGGTTGTGGGTCATGTTACCGTTGGCGATAATGTCACGGTTGGCGGGTATTCGGGGGTGATCAATGACATCCCCAGCAACGAAACGTATCTGGGGGCGCCTGCACTCCCCATCCGGCGGATGCGGAAATGTTACGTGATCATTGAAAAATTACCTGAAATGAGGGACCTTATCAAAACCCTCGAAAAAAGGATTGCGCAATTGGAAGGGCGTAATGAGACGGCACAAACTAAATAA
- a CDS encoding tetratricopeptide repeat protein codes for MSATFARIMLLCVCFGVLPLKIEAAPTASGIKPGLMSYLEGLDAMTQGQFPEAVAAFSRALDASGDDPDYVLARGVAETLAEQFHPAMKDLERYQRLGGKGREAELWTYVAEAMSGIATPGHAIPGPRSLQGRESESADSQQGQAYSFVSIPGHMIQGRDDYPTTYASFVYYEMAGSYGKVRQGGGDKKTGTVRENMIKAGRWFAKRFLKRPDLAPVHFARAKQLHEARQFDAALREIHFARAAYPADPDVFYISADSWLSLGRPATARREFTMSLTARTDFAAAYLGRAMAAARWGDARRVRADLEIAAKLDAAATKKARSSIEAELKKQQAEGSPEHFLTAVEQAVQSGTPSDQIIDLAVKVHKATGERRLRYDETYQDKLRILEDAVRAHPKNPDDLANLAEYIISESDNRGESVEPRRELLTYRWQESKEKERLRAVEILDRALTLNPKHIKAMIQKAIALSTLKQYDQAEQLADEALKLSGKNYDALRLYAKFRSMRANQYSAEAMSLRQTECTSSTSTETRHDGIYEVTTTTCYPPSPADLERANQLDAAASGLRDRARAAMEAAVKAARGTVDKYLIQADLQLWSGDYDAAQQTLMDGVKLYPESLEAQDALVDFFAKTGQKVKAEEQQAIARQLIHTTAAPLLRLAWDQIAKTAWQGARARLAAARQIDPADARISAYSGMVLEGEGKTKEAIAAFRVALALEEARVRLDEPPINSEMPLTRDPLDFGLAIQSRFHLAHLLEQGGKQQEELDQYLASLRYEPRMLPGWESWQMFTAMLPDQKPEKGAEMIAPVNAATLIAEAHLRAGKLFASLGKQDKAIEQFSAAARLGPQRMANIPMVGNAQGDTNFGGLAGAPASEASFYLARALLAKGDAEGASNTLYEIGRTIPEDLRDDLNQLNMAIARAHSQQQQEQQDPYAGMSQEQRSYADRQYQRDRERQQMAARQFASKAKVVPELVGVWEMSPDNKFLPWKKTLTIESNANFTIASHNEGSARRGKVDVQQAGSMAQGVPDNVNGQMMMFDESGSVSTMWYEFIDRDRMRITDLDGTLYEARRR; via the coding sequence ATGTCCGCCACGTTTGCAAGAATTATGCTGCTCTGTGTCTGTTTTGGTGTATTACCGCTGAAAATAGAGGCTGCGCCGACTGCCAGTGGGATAAAGCCCGGGCTCATGTCCTACCTTGAAGGACTAGACGCCATGACCCAGGGCCAATTCCCTGAGGCTGTTGCGGCGTTCTCACGGGCGCTTGACGCAAGTGGCGACGATCCGGATTATGTGCTCGCGCGGGGAGTTGCTGAAACCCTGGCCGAACAATTTCATCCGGCAATGAAGGATCTTGAACGATATCAGCGTCTCGGCGGAAAGGGACGCGAGGCAGAGCTCTGGACGTATGTTGCAGAAGCGATGAGCGGCATCGCAACTCCGGGACACGCCATCCCTGGCCCCCGTAGCCTCCAGGGCAGGGAAAGCGAATCTGCGGATTCCCAGCAAGGGCAGGCATACAGCTTTGTTTCAATACCTGGCCATATGATTCAGGGACGAGATGACTACCCGACGACCTATGCTTCATTTGTCTATTACGAGATGGCTGGTTCTTATGGAAAGGTACGGCAGGGCGGCGGCGATAAGAAAACGGGTACTGTTCGCGAGAACATGATAAAAGCGGGTCGCTGGTTTGCAAAACGTTTCCTGAAACGGCCGGACCTTGCGCCTGTGCATTTTGCCCGTGCGAAACAATTGCACGAAGCAAGGCAATTTGATGCAGCCTTGCGGGAAATTCATTTTGCCCGCGCAGCCTACCCGGCTGATCCCGATGTTTTTTATATCTCTGCGGATAGCTGGCTTTCCCTTGGCCGTCCGGCTACGGCTCGTCGCGAATTTACCATGTCACTTACCGCCCGTACCGATTTTGCCGCGGCCTATCTTGGCCGGGCTATGGCGGCAGCCCGATGGGGAGACGCGAGGAGAGTCCGTGCTGACCTGGAGATTGCCGCCAAACTGGATGCCGCAGCCACAAAAAAAGCACGTTCCTCTATAGAAGCAGAACTGAAAAAACAGCAGGCAGAAGGCTCTCCTGAACATTTTTTGACCGCCGTGGAACAAGCAGTGCAATCAGGGACTCCTTCAGATCAGATCATCGATCTTGCCGTCAAAGTTCACAAGGCTACGGGAGAGCGGCGGCTGCGCTATGATGAAACGTATCAGGATAAACTCCGCATACTCGAAGATGCGGTGCGCGCTCATCCGAAGAACCCCGACGACCTGGCCAACCTGGCAGAGTATATTATCTCGGAATCTGATAACCGCGGGGAATCGGTTGAGCCCCGACGGGAATTGCTCACCTACCGCTGGCAGGAATCGAAAGAAAAGGAGCGCCTTCGGGCGGTGGAAATTCTCGACCGTGCTTTGACGCTCAACCCGAAACACATAAAGGCAATGATTCAAAAGGCCATTGCGTTGAGCACCCTCAAACAGTATGACCAGGCGGAACAACTTGCGGATGAGGCATTGAAGTTGTCCGGCAAGAATTACGATGCGTTGCGTCTTTATGCGAAATTTCGTTCCATGCGGGCAAATCAATATTCTGCCGAGGCAATGAGCCTGAGACAGACAGAATGCACAAGCTCCACCTCTACAGAAACCCGACACGACGGGATCTATGAAGTTACGACAACGACCTGTTACCCGCCTTCGCCTGCCGATCTGGAGAGGGCGAACCAGCTCGACGCTGCGGCCTCAGGACTGCGGGATAGGGCGCGTGCCGCTATGGAAGCAGCGGTCAAAGCTGCGAGGGGCACGGTGGACAAGTATCTTATTCAGGCGGATCTCCAGCTATGGTCCGGCGACTATGACGCCGCCCAGCAAACGCTCATGGATGGCGTTAAATTGTATCCAGAGTCTCTGGAAGCGCAGGATGCCCTGGTTGATTTTTTTGCAAAGACGGGGCAAAAGGTGAAGGCAGAAGAGCAACAGGCTATTGCCCGCCAGCTAATCCACACCACCGCCGCTCCCTTGCTCCGTCTGGCATGGGATCAGATCGCAAAAACCGCCTGGCAGGGGGCGCGTGCAAGGCTGGCAGCAGCGCGTCAGATTGACCCGGCTGACGCTAGGATTTCTGCCTATAGCGGAATGGTTTTGGAAGGTGAAGGCAAGACCAAAGAGGCGATTGCCGCCTTTCGGGTTGCGCTGGCGCTGGAGGAAGCGCGCGTTCGCCTCGATGAACCTCCGATAAACAGCGAAATGCCTCTGACCCGTGACCCGCTTGATTTTGGGTTGGCCATCCAGTCCCGTTTTCATCTTGCACATCTTCTGGAACAGGGCGGAAAGCAGCAGGAAGAGCTTGATCAGTACCTTGCTTCTCTCAGGTATGAACCGAGAATGCTGCCGGGTTGGGAATCGTGGCAAATGTTTACTGCCATGCTGCCGGATCAGAAACCAGAAAAAGGCGCCGAGATGATTGCCCCGGTAAATGCCGCCACGTTAATCGCGGAAGCCCATCTGCGTGCCGGTAAACTCTTTGCATCCCTCGGTAAACAAGATAAGGCGATAGAACAGTTTTCAGCCGCAGCCCGGTTGGGTCCGCAGCGTATGGCCAATATTCCTATGGTAGGAAATGCGCAGGGTGATACGAACTTTGGCGGATTAGCCGGGGCGCCGGCCTCAGAGGCATCATTTTACCTGGCGCGGGCCCTTCTGGCTAAGGGCGATGCAGAGGGCGCCAGTAATACCCTTTACGAAATAGGAAGAACAATTCCTGAAGACCTCCGGGACGATCTCAACCAACTCAACATGGCCATTGCACGGGCTCATTCACAGCAACAGCAAGAGCAACAGGATCCGTACGCCGGAATGAGTCAGGAACAACGCTCCTATGCGGATCGTCAATATCAGCGTGACCGTGAGCGTCAGCAGATGGCAGCACGGCAATTTGCGTCCAAAGCAAAGGTTGTTCCGGAGTTGGTGGGCGTCTGGGAGATGTCTCCTGACAACAAATTTCTGCCCTGGAAGAAAACCCTGACCATCGAGTCGAACGCCAATTTCACGATCGCTTCTCACAATGAGGGTTCAGCACGCCGGGGAAAAGTAGATGTCCAGCAGGCAGGGAGTATGGCACAGGGAGTGCCTGATAATGTCAACGGACAAATGATGATGTTCGACGAGTCGGGCTCCGTTTCCACCATGTGGTATGAATTTATAGATCGTGACCGAATGCGGATTACCGATTTGGACGGAACTCTTTACGAAGCGCGCCGTCGCTGA